AACCTGCTCGAGTCGTCGGCTCTATGTTCCTCCCCGAATACGGCAACCGTAGCTATTCCGTCAAATTTGATCTCGCGCAATTTCGCGAATAAAACGTCCCAGTTAATATCGCCTTTGCCGATATCCAGATGCTGGTGCACAGTCGCATTAATTCCCGGCGGATTGACCACGTACCGAAGACGCGAAGAACCTCTATGGTTGTAAGTATCCGCAAAATTGATATGCTTCAGCTTATCGCCCGCGTAATCCAGCATGGCGCAAATATCGCCTTTGCCGTCATCATAGAAGAAGGTGTGCGGCACCGCGTAAAAATAACCGATGAAGTCTTTGTCCAAACCGCGAATAAGATCCACCGCTTCGTTGTTACGTTCGATGAAATCAAACGGATGGGCCTGAATATGAAGACGAATACCCGTTTTTTCAATAATGGGAAGCAGCTCTTCCATGGACCGCATAAACATTTGCTCGCAAATATACGGTTTGTCTCTATGCCCTGTAAACTCGGTGTTTAATACGTCAACGTCCATTTCAACAGCCACCTCGATGCAGCGTTTCCAGTTTCTCACGGCCGCTTCCCTGTCCGCTTCGTCAGGGCCGGCCCAATGCTGCATAGGCAATAAAGACGACAGCTTAACTCCTGCATCGCGCAGCGCATTTTTAAATTCTTTCATTCTTGCCTTATCGACCCGGGGATATTTGTAAAAAGGAAAAAAATCTTCTCTCGGCGACAGCTCGATGTATTCGTATCCCAGTTCGGCAACCTTATCCACCATTTTGGGAATCGGCAAATGCCGGTACATGTATGGATCCAATGCGATTTTCATTTGTCATTCCTCCTGTTTCAATTGTTCTTAGTATAAAAAGCAGGACGTTTTGGCATGGAGACCGGTACGATTTGCCCCGTATTTTTCGCTTGCAGGCAAGCATCCGCCGTCACGGCCGCCGCATAGCCGTCCCAAGTCGACGGCCCGTTCACTTCGCCTTTTAAAGTCGAGTTGATCCAGTCCTGAAGCTCAATATCGTAAGATTCGATAAAACGCTGCTTCCAATCGACCAAAATCTCCGTCGAAAGCTTGGCTTCGCTGCGCAGTAACACACTGGAAGGCTCCGGCAAATTGGCGGTGCCCGATTCGCCTACAATCTGGCATTGAATGTCGTATCCGTATTGACAATTGACGAATATTTCTCCATCGATTCTAATTCCTTTGGCCGTTTCCAGCAGTACGATAA
The window above is part of the Paenibacillus hamazuiensis genome. Proteins encoded here:
- a CDS encoding sugar phosphate isomerase/epimerase family protein, which codes for MKIALDPYMYRHLPIPKMVDKVAELGYEYIELSPREDFFPFYKYPRVDKARMKEFKNALRDAGVKLSSLLPMQHWAGPDEADREAAVRNWKRCIEVAVEMDVDVLNTEFTGHRDKPYICEQMFMRSMEELLPIIEKTGIRLHIQAHPFDFIERNNEAVDLIRGLDKDFIGYFYAVPHTFFYDDGKGDICAMLDYAGDKLKHINFADTYNHRGSSRLRYVVNPPGINATVHQHLDIGKGDINWDVLFAKLREIKFDGIATVAVFGEEHRADDSSRFMLERLKKELL